A window of the Candidatus Polarisedimenticolaceae bacterium genome harbors these coding sequences:
- a CDS encoding biopolymer transporter ExbD has translation MHLRRAVTRVTAVPTTPMANLALLIFTTVMISGMFGAVRGPAMRFASSSGGGVFDDRGAVKVEVGSENEIAVDGSSIPAGSLESELRARLAGSQRPAVILIVAPDASYQAMIDAYAAIASLPGPPRIGFPPRSRRASL, from the coding sequence ATGCACCTGCGGCGCGCGGTCACGCGGGTCACGGCGGTGCCGACGACGCCGATGGCCAACCTCGCCCTGCTCATCTTCACGACCGTCATGATTTCGGGGATGTTCGGAGCGGTGCGCGGCCCCGCGATGCGCTTCGCCAGCTCGTCGGGGGGAGGCGTCTTCGACGACCGCGGGGCGGTCAAGGTCGAGGTCGGTTCGGAGAACGAGATCGCGGTCGACGGCTCGTCGATTCCGGCGGGCAGCTTGGAGAGCGAGCTGCGCGCGCGTCTGGCCGGCTCGCAGCGGCCGGCGGTGATCCTCATCGTCGCGCCCGACGCGAGCTACCAGGCGATGATCGACGCCTACGCGGCGATCGCCTCACTTCCCGGACCGCCCCGCATCGGCTTTCCACCGCGGTCGCGGAGGGCCTCGCTGTGA
- a CDS encoding biopolymer transporter ExbD has protein sequence MHLPRPRPLPPAVPAAALANLALLLVFFFFLATRYDPQDSATELPRAPGPFEAPAGAVTIVVERGPDDALEWRVEREPGKFQDLGGPEGLYFEASRIVDKDSERTFLLRVDGSIRFAVVDDVLEMLRKAGVKNVVLGARPTIAAGA, from the coding sequence ATGCACCTGCCAAGGCCCCGGCCGTTGCCTCCCGCGGTGCCCGCTGCCGCTCTGGCAAACCTCGCGCTTCTGCTCGTGTTCTTCTTCTTTCTCGCCACTCGCTACGACCCTCAGGACTCCGCCACGGAGCTGCCGCGCGCGCCGGGCCCGTTCGAGGCGCCCGCCGGTGCCGTGACGATCGTCGTCGAGCGCGGTCCGGACGATGCGCTCGAGTGGCGTGTCGAGCGCGAGCCGGGCAAGTTCCAGGATCTCGGCGGCCCGGAGGGGCTGTACTTCGAGGCGTCGCGGATCGTGGACAAGGATTCTGAGAGAACCTTTCTCCTGCGCGTCGACGGGTCGATCCGCTTCGCCGTCGTCGACGACGTCCTCGAGATGCTACGGAAGGCCGGCGTGAAGAACGTCGTCCTCGGCGCCCGTCCGACGATCGCGGCGGGAGCCTAG